In a single window of the Bradyrhizobium sp. ORS 285 genome:
- the trxC gene encoding thioredoxin TrxC has product MSESFQLVCGQCGQINRLPAGRAPGQGKCGKCHAPLFSGHPIEVDQAAFARHLANSDLPLLVDVWAPWCGPCRAMAPMFARAAQELEPRVQLLKLNSDEAPEVSAKFGISGIPTLLLLHKGRELQRISGAMDSQRIVAWTLSGLRQ; this is encoded by the coding sequence ATGAGCGAGAGCTTTCAACTGGTGTGCGGCCAGTGCGGGCAGATCAATCGCCTCCCGGCGGGCCGCGCGCCGGGCCAGGGCAAATGCGGCAAATGCCACGCGCCGCTGTTTTCCGGCCATCCGATCGAGGTCGACCAGGCCGCCTTCGCCCGCCACCTCGCGAATAGCGACCTGCCGTTGCTGGTCGATGTCTGGGCGCCCTGGTGCGGCCCATGCCGGGCGATGGCGCCGATGTTCGCGCGCGCAGCTCAAGAGCTCGAGCCGCGCGTGCAGCTTCTCAAGCTGAACTCCGACGAGGCGCCGGAGGTCTCGGCGAAGTTCGGCATCTCCGGAATCCCGACCCTGCTGCTGCTGCACAAGGGCCGGGAGCTGCAGCGGATCTCGGGTGCGATGGACTCGCAACGAATCGTTGCCTGGACGCTGTCCGGCCTGCGGCAATGA
- a CDS encoding NAD(P)/FAD-dependent oxidoreductase, with protein sequence MADVVVIGAGLSGSLMAYELLPQMRKEDRVTVISQGSSYHFVPSNPWVAVGWRKRDDIEIDLVDVMQRKGIRLLTQGAKRVHPDDSQVELTDGTMVPYDYLVVATGPELAFDEIPGLGPDGHTQSVCHVDHAAHAKAAFDKLAEKPGPVIVGAVQGASCFGPAYEFLFILETELRRRKMRDQVPMTFVTSEPYIGHLGLDGVGDTKGLLESEMREKHIKWITSARVTKVEDGRMVVEEVADDGSVRKTHELPFAYSMMLPAFRGVGAVRGIDKLTNPRGFVIVDKHQRNPAFPNVFAIGVCVAIPPIGPTPVPVGVPKTGFMIESMVTATALNIGALLRGEAPKSQPTWNAICLADFGDSGVAFLAQPQIPPRNVNWSSKGEWVHYAKVAFEKYFLRKMRRGTPEPFYEKFLLDRLNIGKIKEVRTGT encoded by the coding sequence ATGGCGGACGTTGTCGTGATCGGAGCGGGGCTGAGCGGCTCCCTGATGGCCTATGAATTGCTGCCCCAGATGCGAAAGGAGGATCGCGTGACCGTCATCTCGCAAGGGTCCTCGTATCATTTCGTGCCGTCCAACCCCTGGGTGGCCGTGGGTTGGCGCAAGCGCGACGACATCGAGATCGATCTCGTCGACGTCATGCAGCGCAAGGGCATCCGGCTGCTGACGCAGGGCGCCAAGCGGGTGCATCCGGACGACAGCCAGGTCGAGCTGACCGACGGCACCATGGTTCCTTACGACTATCTCGTCGTCGCCACCGGTCCCGAACTCGCCTTCGACGAGATCCCGGGGCTCGGCCCGGACGGCCATACCCAGTCGGTCTGTCATGTGGATCACGCGGCGCATGCCAAGGCGGCCTTCGACAAGCTCGCCGAGAAGCCGGGTCCGGTGATCGTCGGCGCGGTGCAGGGCGCGTCGTGCTTCGGGCCGGCCTACGAATTCCTCTTCATCCTCGAGACCGAGCTGCGCCGCCGCAAGATGCGCGACCAGGTGCCGATGACCTTCGTCACCTCCGAGCCCTATATCGGCCACCTCGGACTCGACGGCGTCGGGGACACCAAGGGGCTGCTGGAAAGCGAGATGCGCGAAAAGCACATCAAGTGGATCACGAGCGCGCGCGTCACCAAGGTCGAGGACGGGCGGATGGTCGTGGAGGAGGTGGCCGACGACGGCTCGGTGCGCAAGACGCACGAGCTGCCGTTCGCCTATTCGATGATGCTGCCGGCGTTTCGCGGCGTCGGCGCGGTGAGGGGCATCGACAAGCTGACCAACCCGCGCGGCTTCGTCATCGTCGACAAGCATCAGCGCAATCCGGCTTTTCCCAACGTGTTCGCCATCGGCGTGTGCGTCGCGATCCCGCCGATCGGGCCGACGCCGGTGCCGGTCGGCGTGCCCAAGACCGGCTTCATGATCGAGTCGATGGTCACGGCCACCGCGCTGAACATCGGCGCGCTGCTGCGTGGCGAGGCGCCGAAGTCGCAGCCGACCTGGAATGCGATCTGCCTCGCCGATTTCGGCGATTCCGGCGTCGCCTTCCTGGCGCAGCCGCAGATCCCGCCGCGCAATGTCAACTGGTCGTCGAAGGGGGAGTGGGTGCATTACGCCAAGGTCGCCTTCGAGAAGTATTTCCTGCGCAAGATGAGACGCGGCACGCCTGAGCCGTTCTACGAGAAGTTCCTGCTCGACCGGCTCAACATTGGAAAGATCAAGGAAGTCAGGACGGGCACATGA
- a CDS encoding efflux RND transporter periplasmic adaptor subunit, whose amino-acid sequence MRRLSLLSLIAMMSWQSVAANAETLTVAPRQVADEKAVFATVESVSVVPARGRIGGTVAQLSVREGDPVKRGQPIALIGDEKLALQLKSLDAQIEALQAQANQAQIDFTRTEGLVERGTLPRVKLDETRTALNVAENGLRAKTAERAVVNQQMSEGQVLAPDDGRVLKKLVVVGSVVLPGDPVVTVAQQNFKLRLRVPERHALFLKAGDKIRIDGAEFGDSGDKFGVIDLVYPQIEEGRVVADAIVPGLGQYYVGDRLRVWISGGQRDAYVIPSRYVTTRFGIDYVKLQQGAQQVSVPVQRGRALPSADLPDGLEILSGLRAGDQLVQP is encoded by the coding sequence ATGCGCAGATTATCGCTCCTGAGCTTGATCGCTATGATGAGCTGGCAGTCGGTAGCAGCCAATGCCGAGACGCTCACGGTGGCTCCGCGCCAGGTGGCCGACGAGAAGGCGGTGTTCGCGACCGTGGAAAGCGTCAGCGTCGTCCCCGCGCGCGGCCGCATCGGCGGCACCGTTGCTCAGCTGTCCGTGCGCGAGGGCGATCCCGTCAAGCGCGGCCAGCCGATCGCTCTGATCGGCGACGAGAAGCTCGCGCTGCAACTCAAGTCGCTCGACGCCCAGATCGAGGCGTTGCAGGCGCAAGCCAACCAGGCGCAGATCGACTTCACCCGCACCGAGGGCCTCGTCGAGCGCGGCACCCTGCCCCGGGTCAAGCTCGACGAGACGCGCACTGCGCTGAACGTCGCCGAGAACGGCCTGCGGGCGAAGACGGCCGAGCGCGCCGTGGTCAATCAGCAGATGAGCGAAGGCCAGGTGCTGGCGCCCGACGACGGCCGCGTGCTGAAGAAGCTCGTCGTCGTCGGATCCGTGGTGCTTCCCGGCGACCCTGTGGTCACCGTGGCGCAGCAGAACTTCAAGCTGCGGCTGCGCGTGCCCGAGCGCCATGCGCTATTCTTGAAAGCCGGCGACAAGATCCGCATCGATGGCGCCGAGTTCGGCGACAGCGGCGACAAGTTTGGCGTGATCGACCTCGTCTATCCGCAGATCGAGGAAGGCCGCGTCGTCGCCGACGCCATCGTCCCAGGCCTCGGCCAGTACTACGTCGGCGACCGGCTGCGGGTCTGGATCTCCGGCGGCCAGCGCGACGCCTATGTCATTCCCTCGCGCTACGTCACCACCCGCTTCGGCATCGACTACGTGAAGCTGCAGCAGGGCGCGCAGCAGGTGAGCGTCCCGGTGCAGCGCGGCCGCGCGCTGCCCAGCGCCGATCTCCCCGATGGCCTTGAAATCCTGTCCGGCCTGCGCGCCGGCGACCAATTGGTGCAGCCGTGA
- a CDS encoding carboxymuconolactone decarboxylase family protein: MTKNYNEICKDISGNLKTLRKDIPDVMQGFSALARAAGADGALDKKTKELIALAIGVAVRCDGCIGFHAEALVRLGATRQEVEETLGMAIYMGGGPSLMYAADAIGAFEQFQQQAATA; encoded by the coding sequence ATGACCAAGAACTACAACGAGATCTGCAAGGACATCTCCGGCAACCTGAAGACGCTGCGCAAGGACATCCCTGATGTGATGCAGGGCTTCTCCGCGCTGGCGCGGGCCGCCGGCGCCGACGGCGCACTCGACAAGAAGACCAAGGAGCTGATTGCGCTCGCGATCGGCGTCGCCGTCCGCTGCGACGGCTGCATCGGCTTCCATGCCGAGGCCCTGGTCCGTCTCGGCGCGACGCGCCAGGAGGTCGAGGAGACGTTGGGCATGGCGATCTACATGGGCGGCGGCCCGTCGCTGATGTACGCCGCCGACGCGATCGGCGCGTTCGAGCAGTTCCAGCAGCAGGCCGCCACCGCTTGA
- a CDS encoding DUF2892 domain-containing protein, translating into MNVDKAVLTFAGFVVLLGLALGWYVNPYWFLLTAFAGVNMIQASFTGFCPAAIVFKKLGLRSGNAFS; encoded by the coding sequence ATGAACGTCGACAAAGCAGTTCTCACCTTCGCAGGGTTCGTGGTCCTGCTCGGCCTCGCGCTCGGCTGGTATGTCAATCCGTACTGGTTCCTGCTCACGGCTTTCGCCGGCGTGAACATGATCCAGGCTTCGTTCACCGGCTTCTGCCCGGCGGCGATCGTGTTCAAGAAGCTTGGGCTGCGTAGCGGCAACGCATTCTCCTGA
- a CDS encoding M20 family metallopeptidase, translated as MDRKDLLARIDVPAALALLSRMVQHKSYSKTEGEKQLATFMADQMREIGLDAAVAPFGDEGRVNAVGRWKGTGGGKSLLFNGHVDTNPVTEGWTVDPWEGKVDDKFIYGIGVSNMKAGDAAYFCAVKTLIEAGVKLKGDVILTYVVGELQGGVGTYSLIEQGLRADYFINSEPTDLKAMTMHAAAFMFIIELVGNTRHLSKREEAVDAISAACDLIPRLNAMTFSGARSPAHAAINRVHVGVVHGALGRELHEWRTPQVADFVRIKGSGRYAPGQTEQGALADMRRELDALETRFPGLKAHLMSEDRAGVPTMPPFEVAPESPIVRAINDAYRAVRGEAQPTGPVAPSCFYGTDAGHLYASGGMEGIVCGPGGRYNTMPDERVDIPDYLDMIRIYMLAILDICG; from the coding sequence ATGGACCGCAAGGATCTGCTCGCCCGCATCGATGTTCCGGCTGCGCTCGCGCTGCTGTCGCGCATGGTGCAGCACAAGAGCTATTCGAAGACAGAGGGCGAGAAGCAGCTCGCCACGTTCATGGCCGACCAGATGCGCGAGATCGGGCTCGACGCGGCCGTTGCGCCGTTCGGCGATGAGGGACGCGTCAACGCCGTCGGGCGCTGGAAAGGAACCGGGGGCGGCAAGAGCCTGCTGTTCAACGGTCACGTCGACACCAACCCGGTGACCGAGGGCTGGACGGTCGATCCATGGGAAGGAAAGGTCGACGACAAGTTCATCTACGGCATCGGCGTGTCCAACATGAAGGCCGGCGACGCCGCCTATTTCTGCGCCGTCAAGACGTTGATCGAAGCCGGCGTGAAGCTGAAGGGCGATGTCATCCTGACCTATGTGGTCGGCGAGCTGCAGGGCGGCGTCGGCACCTATTCGCTGATCGAGCAGGGGCTGCGCGCGGACTACTTCATCAATTCGGAGCCGACTGATCTGAAGGCGATGACCATGCACGCGGCGGCGTTCATGTTTATCATCGAGCTGGTCGGCAACACGCGGCATCTGTCCAAGCGCGAGGAGGCGGTCGATGCCATCAGCGCCGCCTGCGATCTCATCCCGCGCCTCAACGCGATGACGTTCTCCGGCGCCCGGTCGCCGGCCCATGCGGCGATCAACCGCGTCCATGTCGGCGTCGTTCACGGCGCGCTCGGCCGCGAGCTGCACGAGTGGCGGACGCCGCAGGTGGCGGACTTCGTCCGCATCAAGGGCTCCGGCCGTTATGCACCCGGCCAGACCGAGCAGGGCGCACTCGCCGACATGCGGCGTGAGCTCGATGCGCTGGAGACACGGTTTCCCGGCCTCAAGGCGCATCTGATGTCGGAAGACCGGGCCGGCGTGCCGACGATGCCGCCGTTCGAGGTCGCGCCGGAGAGTCCGATCGTCCGCGCGATCAACGACGCCTATCGCGCAGTGCGCGGCGAGGCGCAGCCGACGGGGCCGGTTGCGCCGAGCTGCTTCTATGGCACCGATGCCGGCCATCTCTATGCCTCGGGCGGCATGGAGGGCATCGTCTGCGGGCCCGGTGGCCGGTACAACACGATGCCGGACGAGCGCGTCGACATTCCCGACTATCTCGACATGATCCGCATCTACATGCTGGCCATTCTCGACATCTGCGGCTGA
- the ccoG gene encoding cytochrome c oxidase accessory protein CcoG, with protein MADSDETYIVGPLYKARDKVYPAAVRGRFRRIKWTILCITLGIYYLLPFVRWDRGPGMPNQAVLVDFPHRRFYFFFIELWPQEVYYFTGLLIIAAVALFLMNAVAGRLWCGYLCPQTVWTDLFYAVERWVEGDRRERMLSDKKGWTFTHIRQVATKHFLWIMIGWWTGGAWVLYFDDAPTLVKDLATFQAPFTAYLWIGILTATTYMFAGHAREQVCIYMCPWPRIQAALTDEWALNVTYKGDRGEPRMSVKKAEAARLQGAPAGDCVDCHQCVNVCPTGVDIRNGIQLGCIQCSLCIDACDSVMTQIGRPTGLIGYDTDINVQRRREGKPEIYRIIRPRTIIYASFIAIVGGIMLYTLATRGTMGINVLHERNPLFVQLSDGGVRNDYTVRLLNKRGARDFVLDVVGLPNAKVTVAGETREADGRMMIDVGQDQTREIRMSIEAKGADLPPAPVDIEIRITDPATGTAVSKHDHFVPATR; from the coding sequence ATGGCTGACTCGGACGAAACCTATATTGTCGGGCCGCTCTACAAGGCGCGCGACAAGGTCTATCCGGCTGCCGTGCGCGGCCGCTTCCGCCGCATCAAGTGGACGATCCTCTGCATCACGCTCGGCATCTACTATCTGCTGCCGTTCGTGCGCTGGGATCGCGGGCCCGGCATGCCGAACCAGGCGGTGCTGGTCGATTTCCCGCATCGCCGCTTCTACTTCTTCTTCATCGAGCTGTGGCCGCAGGAGGTGTATTATTTCACCGGCCTGCTGATCATTGCAGCCGTCGCCCTGTTCCTGATGAACGCGGTCGCGGGCCGGCTGTGGTGCGGTTATCTCTGTCCGCAGACGGTGTGGACCGACCTGTTCTACGCCGTCGAGCGCTGGGTGGAGGGCGACCGGCGCGAGCGCATGCTGAGCGACAAGAAGGGCTGGACCTTCACCCATATCCGCCAGGTCGCGACCAAGCACTTCCTCTGGATCATGATCGGCTGGTGGACCGGCGGCGCCTGGGTGCTGTATTTCGACGACGCGCCGACCCTGGTGAAGGACCTCGCCACCTTCCAGGCGCCCTTCACCGCATATCTCTGGATCGGCATCCTGACGGCCACGACCTACATGTTCGCTGGCCACGCGCGCGAGCAGGTCTGCATCTACATGTGCCCGTGGCCGCGCATCCAGGCGGCGCTGACCGACGAATGGGCGCTCAACGTCACCTACAAGGGCGACCGCGGCGAGCCGCGGATGTCGGTGAAGAAGGCGGAGGCGGCGCGGCTGCAGGGCGCCCCGGCCGGCGACTGCGTCGACTGCCATCAATGCGTCAATGTCTGCCCGACCGGCGTCGACATCCGCAACGGCATCCAGCTCGGCTGCATCCAGTGCAGCCTGTGCATCGACGCCTGCGACAGCGTGATGACGCAGATCGGTCGTCCGACGGGACTGATCGGCTATGATACCGACATCAATGTTCAGCGCCGCAGGGAAGGCAAGCCGGAGATCTACCGGATCATCCGGCCGCGTACGATCATCTATGCGAGCTTCATCGCGATCGTCGGCGGCATCATGCTCTATACGCTGGCGACGCGCGGCACCATGGGCATCAACGTGCTGCATGAGCGCAACCCGCTGTTCGTTCAGCTCTCGGATGGCGGTGTGCGCAACGACTACACAGTTCGCCTCTTGAACAAGCGCGGCGCGCGCGACTTCGTGCTCGACGTCGTCGGCCTGCCCAATGCCAAGGTGACGGTGGCCGGTGAGACGCGCGAGGCCGATGGCCGCATGATGATCGATGTCGGTCAGGACCAGACCCGCGAGATCCGCATGTCGATCGAAGCCAAGGGGGCCGACCTGCCGCCGGCGCCGGTCGATATCGAGATCAGGATCACGGATCCCGCGACCGGCACGGCGGTGAGCAAGCACGATCACTTCGTGCCGGCAACGCGATAG
- a CDS encoding efflux RND transporter permease subunit: protein MKLGLSGKLTQATIASPLTPLFLLASLVVGLIAVVVIPREEEPQISVPMVDIRVNADGLRAPDGVELVTKPLETIVKAIDGVEHVYSQTEDDRVMVTARFLVGTKFEDAILRVHEKIRANLDRIPVGISEPLIVGRGINDVAVTVLTLSPKPEAAERWSDKDLYELADKLRAELTKVDNIGLTYISGGGAQQIRVEPSPEKLSLFGVTLQQLVAKVKDANRSFLAGDVRDGGIVRNVTAGQTLTGVPDIGLLLISTRDGRPVYVRDVATVVIGPNLAEHRVWDDARNDKGDWHRVPAVSLALAKRAGANAVVVSHDIAQRLDGLKASLIPSDVAVTVTRDYGETANEKANELLFHLGLATISIVVLIAIAIGWREAVVTFVVIPTTILLTMFAANLMGYTINRVSLFALIFSIGILVDDAIVVVENIARHWGMRDGRPRLQATIEAVAEVGNPTIVATLTVVAALLPMLFVSGLMGPYMAPIPANASAAMLFSFVVAMVVAPWLMLRLAPKPTTAAGAGAHHDAHGEGRLGRIYRSVARPIVASKRSAWIFLLGVGIATLLSMTLFATKSVTVKLLPFDNKSEIAVMVDLPEGASLEDTERTLFAAADIAHQLPEISNVQSYAGTAAPFNFNGLVRHYYLRERPELGELQVNLAARGDRKRSSHDIALDLRQRLKAVSVPSGTSIKVVEVPPGPPVLATLLAEIYGPDAATRRAVTTELKKVFADVPFIVDIDDSIGQPRPRLRLSIDQDSLEFFGVEQRDVYDTIQTLFGGVSVGYSHRGEDRNPIEIAVKLPKRAKSWSEALASTPVPANTLPGSKTVVELGQVVKATMEEGSPMIFRRDGRFADMVMAELAGRFEAPLYGMLAVADRIDAHDWGNLPKPVIGFHGQPKDESHPTLLWDGEWEITYVTFRDMGAAFGAAILGIYVLVVAQFKSFRLPLVILTPIPLTLIGILLGHWLLGAPFTATSMIGFIALAGIIVRNSILLVDFIRHSGDEGKTLRDVVLEAGAVRFKPILLTALAAMIGAATILLDPIFQGLAISLLFGLASSTLLTVLVIPAIYIALRDPGKPTMKAP, encoded by the coding sequence GTGAAACTTGGACTCTCGGGCAAGCTGACCCAGGCGACCATCGCCTCGCCGCTGACGCCGCTGTTCCTGCTCGCTTCCCTCGTCGTCGGCCTCATCGCCGTGGTCGTGATCCCGCGCGAGGAGGAGCCGCAGATCAGCGTCCCCATGGTCGACATCCGCGTCAACGCCGACGGCCTGCGCGCGCCTGATGGTGTCGAGCTCGTGACCAAGCCGCTGGAGACGATCGTCAAGGCGATCGACGGCGTCGAGCACGTCTACAGCCAGACCGAAGATGACCGCGTCATGGTCACCGCGCGCTTCCTGGTCGGCACCAAGTTCGAGGATGCGATCCTGCGCGTCCATGAGAAGATCCGCGCCAATCTGGACCGCATCCCGGTCGGAATTTCTGAGCCACTGATCGTCGGACGTGGGATCAACGACGTCGCGGTCACCGTGCTGACCCTGTCGCCGAAGCCGGAGGCCGCCGAGCGCTGGTCCGACAAGGACCTCTATGAGCTCGCCGACAAGCTGCGCGCGGAACTGACGAAGGTCGACAATATCGGACTGACCTACATTTCCGGGGGCGGCGCCCAGCAGATCCGCGTCGAGCCAAGCCCGGAGAAGCTGTCGCTGTTCGGCGTGACCTTGCAGCAGCTCGTCGCCAAGGTGAAGGATGCCAACCGCTCCTTCCTGGCGGGCGACGTCCGCGACGGCGGCATCGTCCGCAACGTCACTGCGGGCCAGACCCTGACAGGCGTCCCCGATATCGGCCTCCTGCTGATCTCGACCCGCGACGGACGCCCGGTCTATGTGCGCGATGTTGCGACCGTCGTCATCGGCCCCAACCTCGCCGAGCACCGCGTCTGGGACGACGCGCGCAACGACAAGGGCGACTGGCATCGCGTGCCCGCGGTGAGTCTCGCGCTTGCCAAGCGCGCCGGCGCTAATGCGGTCGTGGTGTCGCACGACATCGCGCAACGGTTGGACGGGCTCAAGGCGAGCCTCATTCCGAGCGACGTCGCGGTCACGGTGACGCGTGACTATGGCGAAACGGCCAATGAAAAGGCCAACGAGCTGCTGTTCCATCTCGGCCTCGCGACGATCTCGATCGTCGTGCTGATCGCGATCGCGATCGGCTGGCGCGAGGCGGTGGTCACCTTCGTCGTGATCCCGACCACGATCCTGCTGACGATGTTCGCGGCCAATTTGATGGGCTACACCATCAACCGCGTCAGCCTGTTCGCGCTGATCTTTTCGATCGGCATCCTGGTCGACGACGCCATCGTCGTGGTCGAGAACATCGCACGCCATTGGGGCATGCGCGACGGCCGTCCGCGTCTGCAGGCGACCATCGAGGCCGTGGCCGAGGTCGGCAATCCGACCATCGTCGCTACTCTCACCGTGGTCGCCGCCCTGCTCCCGATGCTGTTCGTCTCGGGCCTGATGGGCCCGTACATGGCGCCGATTCCGGCCAACGCCTCGGCTGCGATGCTGTTCTCGTTTGTCGTGGCGATGGTCGTGGCGCCCTGGCTAATGCTGCGCCTCGCGCCGAAGCCAACCACCGCCGCGGGGGCCGGAGCGCATCACGACGCGCATGGCGAAGGCCGGCTCGGCCGGATCTATCGCAGCGTCGCGCGTCCGATCGTCGCCAGCAAGCGCTCCGCCTGGATCTTCCTGCTCGGCGTCGGGATCGCCACGCTGCTGTCGATGACGCTGTTCGCGACCAAGTCCGTCACTGTCAAGCTGCTTCCGTTCGACAACAAGTCGGAGATCGCCGTGATGGTCGATCTGCCGGAAGGCGCGAGCCTGGAAGACACCGAGCGGACGCTGTTCGCCGCGGCCGACATCGCGCATCAGCTGCCGGAGATCAGCAACGTGCAGAGCTATGCCGGCACGGCGGCGCCGTTCAACTTCAACGGCCTCGTCAGGCACTATTACCTGCGCGAACGGCCGGAGCTCGGCGAGCTCCAGGTCAATCTCGCCGCGCGCGGCGACCGCAAGCGTTCCAGCCACGACATCGCGCTCGACCTGCGGCAGCGGCTGAAGGCGGTCTCGGTGCCCTCCGGCACCAGCATCAAGGTGGTCGAAGTGCCGCCGGGGCCGCCGGTGCTTGCGACCTTGCTGGCCGAGATCTACGGCCCGGATGCCGCGACGAGACGCGCGGTCACCACCGAGCTGAAGAAGGTGTTCGCAGACGTGCCCTTCATCGTCGACATCGACGACTCCATCGGTCAGCCGCGGCCGCGGCTGCGGCTGTCGATCGACCAGGACAGTCTGGAGTTCTTCGGCGTCGAGCAGCGCGACGTCTACGACACCATCCAGACCCTGTTCGGCGGCGTGTCGGTCGGCTACTCGCATCGCGGCGAGGACCGCAATCCGATCGAGATCGCGGTCAAGCTGCCGAAGCGCGCCAAGAGCTGGAGCGAGGCCCTGGCCTCGACGCCGGTGCCCGCCAACACGCTGCCCGGCAGCAAGACCGTGGTCGAACTCGGCCAGGTCGTGAAGGCGACGATGGAAGAGGGATCGCCGATGATCTTCCGCCGCGACGGCCGCTTTGCCGACATGGTGATGGCCGAACTGGCCGGCCGTTTCGAGGCGCCGCTCTACGGTATGCTCGCGGTCGCCGACCGCATCGATGCGCATGACTGGGGCAACCTGCCGAAGCCGGTAATCGGCTTCCATGGCCAGCCGAAGGACGAGTCCCATCCGACGCTACTGTGGGACGGCGAATGGGAAATCACCTATGTGACCTTCCGCGACATGGGCGCGGCGTTCGGCGCCGCCATCCTCGGCATCTACGTGCTGGTGGTGGCACAGTTCAAGAGCTTCCGGCTGCCGCTCGTCATCCTGACGCCGATCCCGCTGACCTTGATCGGCATTCTGCTCGGCCATTGGCTGCTTGGCGCGCCGTTCACCGCGACGTCGATGATCGGCTTCATCGCGCTCGCCGGCATCATCGTGCGCAACTCCATCCTGCTGGTGGACTTCATCCGGCACAGCGGCGACGAGGGCAAGACGTTGCGCGACGTCGTGCTCGAAGCCGGTGCCGTGCGCTTCAAGCCGATCCTGCTGACGGCGCTGGCGGCCATGATCGGGGCGGCGACGATCCTGCTCGATCCGATCTTCCAGGGCCTGGCGATCTCGCTGCTGTTCGGCCTCGCCTCCTCCACCCTGCTCACCGTGCTCGTCATCCCCGCGATCTACATCGCGCTGCGCGATCCCGGCAAACCGACCATGAAAGCACCCTAG
- a CDS encoding TetR/AcrR family transcriptional regulator: MRAADRERLIVDEAIRFFAERGFEGQTRELAKRMGIAHSVIYRHFPSKEALIERVYQEVYLSRWSQDWGPLIRDRSQPLQTRLTSFYLDYVARVFEYNWVRIFVFSGMKSFGITGRYLDLVRQEIIEPAAIELRHELKLPDAATCPLESRETEMFWGLHGRIFYLAIRKFIYETPVPPDLEQTVRDAILLFMDGARVALPRLLQERNSHTAPGV; encoded by the coding sequence ATGCGGGCGGCCGACCGCGAGCGGCTGATCGTCGATGAAGCGATCCGCTTCTTCGCCGAGCGTGGCTTCGAAGGCCAGACCCGGGAGCTCGCCAAGCGCATGGGTATCGCGCATTCGGTGATCTACCGGCACTTTCCTTCCAAGGAAGCGCTGATCGAGCGGGTCTATCAGGAGGTCTATCTCAGCCGCTGGTCGCAGGACTGGGGCCCGCTGATCCGCGACCGCAGCCAGCCGCTGCAGACGCGCCTGACGAGCTTCTATCTCGACTACGTCGCGCGCGTGTTCGAGTACAATTGGGTGCGGATCTTCGTGTTCTCGGGCATGAAGTCGTTCGGCATTACTGGACGCTACCTCGATCTCGTCCGCCAGGAGATCATCGAGCCGGCCGCGATCGAGCTGCGCCACGAATTGAAGCTGCCGGATGCCGCGACCTGCCCGCTCGAAAGCCGCGAGACTGAAATGTTCTGGGGCCTGCATGGCCGCATCTTCTATCTCGCGATCCGGAAATTCATCTACGAGACGCCGGTGCCGCCTGATCTCGAGCAGACCGTTCGCGACGCGATCCTGCTGTTCATGGACGGCGCGCGGGTAGCGCTTCCCCGCCTCCTTCAGGAGCGCAACTCACACACCGCACCCGGCGTCTAG
- a CDS encoding helix-turn-helix transcriptional regulator, with translation MEVAADKASDLLKALSNRHRLLIICQLVDGERSVGELAASLGLRDSTVSQHLALLRKDGLVTARRDGQTIYYSISSEPAREVLKTLYQVYCATPPPEPGSRL, from the coding sequence ATGGAAGTGGCCGCTGACAAAGCCAGCGATCTCCTGAAGGCGCTGTCGAACCGCCACCGGCTCCTGATCATCTGCCAGCTGGTCGACGGTGAGCGCTCGGTCGGCGAGTTGGCTGCGTCCCTGGGCCTGCGCGACTCGACCGTCTCCCAGCACCTCGCACTGCTGCGCAAGGACGGCCTGGTCACTGCCCGGCGCGACGGACAGACGATCTACTACTCGATCAGCAGCGAGCCGGCGCGCGAGGTGCTGAAGACGCTCTATCAGGTCTATTGCGCGACGCCGCCGCCGGAACCCGGGTCGAGACTATGA